A region from the Ichthyobacterium seriolicida genome encodes:
- a CDS encoding MerR family transcriptional regulator encodes MKGKLPKKLYYTISEVADYFNVNISLIRFWEKEFEEINPKRNQKGNRYFTSKDIDNIAFIYDLLKVKGYTIEGAKEKLKNEKEVSLSNYQLIKKLENIKSRLLKLKAVKDDL; translated from the coding sequence ATGAAAGGGAAATTGCCAAAAAAACTGTATTACACTATAAGTGAAGTGGCCGATTATTTTAATGTGAATATCTCTTTGATTAGATTCTGGGAAAAAGAATTCGAAGAGATAAATCCCAAAAGAAATCAAAAAGGCAACAGATATTTCACCAGTAAGGATATAGATAATATAGCTTTTATATATGATTTGTTAAAGGTCAAAGGTTATACTATAGAAGGGGCAAAGGAGAAATTGAAAAATGAAAAAGAGGTAAGCTTGTCTAATTATCAACTCATAAAAAAGTTAGAAAATATTAAAAGTAGACTGTTAAAATTAAAAGCAGTAAAAGATGATTTATAA
- a CDS encoding metal ABC transporter permease, which translates to MDSNDIWIVLTGSIIAINCSLLGVFLILRKMAMIGDAISHSILPGIVLAFLFFGERNAFFMILGAVLFGLLLVFMVEYFTTKINLQNDVSIGFSYTFLFALGIILISLFTGKVDIDTDCVLYGEIGYVPLDTVYIMDTDIGPRSFWITIMVLLSLLILLKIGFKALYITSFDPNYASSIGVPVVLWNYFLMTQVSVVAVTSFESVGAILVISFLVVPPATAYLVTDKIKPLFIGSAVIGVLSSVLGYTLSIWLNVSISASMAVVSGLFFTLALIFSSLKKKRDINKYLSYRE; encoded by the coding sequence ATGGATAGTAACGACATATGGATTGTACTTACAGGATCTATCATAGCTATAAATTGTAGTCTATTAGGTGTTTTTCTAATCTTGAGAAAAATGGCGATGATAGGAGATGCTATATCTCATTCTATACTTCCAGGAATAGTTTTGGCATTTCTTTTTTTTGGAGAGCGCAATGCTTTTTTTATGATTTTAGGGGCAGTCTTATTCGGATTATTATTGGTATTTATGGTTGAATATTTTACCACTAAGATTAATTTACAAAATGATGTCTCCATAGGTTTTTCTTATACTTTTCTCTTTGCTCTAGGGATAATTTTAATTTCTCTTTTTACAGGTAAAGTCGACATAGATACCGATTGTGTACTATATGGAGAAATAGGTTATGTGCCTTTAGATACTGTTTACATAATGGATACTGATATAGGTCCTCGCTCATTTTGGATTACTATAATGGTTTTATTATCATTATTAATTCTGTTAAAAATAGGATTTAAGGCCTTGTATATAACCTCTTTTGATCCTAATTATGCTTCATCTATAGGTGTTCCCGTTGTGTTGTGGAATTATTTTTTAATGACACAAGTCTCTGTAGTGGCTGTCACTTCCTTTGAATCTGTGGGCGCTATCTTAGTTATATCATTTTTAGTAGTACCTCCAGCGACAGCATATCTCGTTACGGATAAAATAAAACCTCTATTTATAGGTTCTGCAGTTATAGGGGTTTTGTCCTCTGTATTGGGATATACATTATCTATATGGTTAAATGTTTCTATATCAGCTAGCATGGCCGTTGTATCTGGATTGTTTTTTACCTTAGCCCTGATATTTTCTTCCCTAAAGAAAAAGAGAGACATAAATAAATATTTATCCTACAGGGAATAA
- a CDS encoding CvpA family protein, producing the protein MSYIDIVIIGVLSYGFIRGLYNGLILELTSLAALFLGVYISIYFSHYSLEILKEFSVDEAYLDIVSFSITFVTVVLCVNIFGNILNKIIKIISLNIINRVFGGIFGFIKMAVITFSILYVCKNINDNFFFFEKNIFEGSKLAEVILNYGNGVMTKFY; encoded by the coding sequence TTGAGCTATATAGATATTGTAATTATCGGAGTACTCTCTTATGGGTTTATTAGAGGTCTTTACAACGGATTGATATTAGAGTTGACATCTTTGGCAGCTTTATTTTTAGGTGTATACATATCTATTTATTTTTCTCATTACAGTCTAGAGATCCTCAAAGAGTTTTCAGTAGATGAGGCATATTTAGATATAGTATCATTTTCCATAACTTTTGTCACTGTTGTATTATGTGTGAATATTTTCGGTAATATTTTGAATAAAATAATTAAGATTATTTCTTTAAATATTATCAATAGAGTATTTGGGGGAATCTTTGGATTTATAAAAATGGCTGTCATAACATTTAGTATTTTATACGTTTGTAAGAATATAAACGACAACTTTTTTTTCTTCGAAAAGAATATTTTTGAAGGATCAAAATTGGCAGAAGTAATATTGAATTATGGCAATGGGGTTATGACAAAATTTTATTAA